A window of the Streptomyces sp. NBC_00878 genome harbors these coding sequences:
- a CDS encoding IclR family transcriptional regulator — MTTARAHREREEVPHREREEVTRTDEEPPKTVLGKVGLILGAFRDNDFSLSLTELTTRTGVAKATVHRLCQELVAGELLEREGSHYRLGLQLYEIGLRAPRQRTLREAARPVIENLAQALDNAVTLSVPNASELLCIENVGGHRNRARSSLGGRHIQLHSTAAGKLTLAMLPDQYPLPAVVPLMRRRTPRTLTAAQLPDELVRIREQGYATEIEEHRPGYLAVAVPVRGADHPYAGALSVVAPTAGSNIARMLVALTTASHTITSRLTVFEAYRAPL; from the coding sequence GTGACAACTGCGCGCGCCCACCGTGAACGCGAGGAAGTGCCCCACCGTGAACGCGAGGAAGTGACCAGGACGGACGAGGAGCCTCCCAAGACGGTCCTCGGCAAGGTCGGGCTCATTCTGGGTGCCTTCCGGGACAACGACTTCTCGCTCAGCCTCACCGAGCTCACGACCCGCACCGGAGTCGCGAAGGCCACCGTCCACCGCCTCTGCCAGGAGCTGGTCGCCGGCGAACTCCTGGAGCGGGAGGGCTCCCACTACCGGCTCGGGCTGCAGCTGTACGAGATCGGCCTGCGCGCACCCCGTCAGCGGACCCTGCGCGAGGCGGCACGGCCCGTCATCGAGAACCTCGCGCAGGCCCTCGACAACGCCGTCACGCTGTCCGTACCGAACGCGTCGGAACTGCTGTGCATCGAGAACGTCGGTGGCCACCGCAACCGGGCCCGCTCCAGCCTGGGCGGGCGGCACATCCAGCTGCACAGCACCGCCGCCGGAAAACTGACCCTCGCCATGCTCCCGGACCAGTACCCGCTGCCCGCGGTCGTGCCGCTGATGCGCCGCCGCACACCCCGTACCCTGACCGCCGCACAGCTCCCCGACGAGTTGGTCCGCATCAGGGAACAGGGCTACGCGACGGAGATCGAGGAACACCGCCCGGGCTATCTCGCCGTCGCGGTGCCCGTGCGGGGCGCCGACCATCCGTACGCGGGTGCGCTGTCGGTGGTCGCACCCACGGCGGGCAGCAACATCGCCCGGATGCTGGTGGCGCTGACCACGGCGTCACACACGATCACGTCCCGGCTCACGGTCTTCGAGGCCTACCGCGCCCCGCTGTGA
- a CDS encoding TetR/AcrR family transcriptional regulator, translating into MAPHHPEDVRVKAAKTPRRAVAAADRTRQPTEVRRRLIVEAAVPLIAERGYASVGVRDVAAAAGVSVGTVTYHFGSVQEILSEAMVLHIERYYAALNEAAEQAAGSGEALRLLIDALFTEDTDRHWRMWFDYWSAGDRGQDPEQAFAVGQAKRYEDWHSQIRALVERGVADGEFVCADPAGFTVRFAALSDGLALQRLRQSPALSTEDARRHLYRLVESELRTGGQ; encoded by the coding sequence ATGGCACCGCACCACCCCGAGGACGTCCGCGTGAAGGCCGCGAAGACGCCCCGCCGTGCCGTCGCCGCCGCCGACCGCACCCGCCAGCCCACCGAGGTCCGCCGCCGGCTCATCGTGGAGGCCGCCGTCCCGCTCATCGCGGAGCGCGGGTACGCCTCGGTGGGGGTTCGGGACGTCGCCGCCGCGGCCGGGGTGTCCGTGGGTACCGTCACGTACCACTTCGGCAGTGTGCAGGAGATCCTCTCCGAAGCGATGGTGCTGCACATCGAGCGCTACTACGCGGCGCTGAACGAGGCCGCCGAGCAGGCGGCCGGCAGTGGCGAGGCACTGCGGCTGCTCATCGACGCGCTGTTCACCGAGGACACCGACCGGCACTGGCGCATGTGGTTCGACTACTGGAGCGCGGGCGACCGTGGCCAGGACCCCGAGCAGGCCTTCGCCGTCGGCCAGGCCAAGCGGTACGAGGACTGGCACAGCCAGATCCGTGCCCTGGTCGAACGGGGCGTCGCCGACGGGGAGTTCGTCTGCGCCGACCCGGCCGGTTTCACCGTCCGCTTCGCCGCGCTCTCCGACGGGCTGGCCCTCCAGCGGTTGCGGCAGTCGCCCGCGCTGAGCACGGAGGACGCGCGTCGGCATCTGTACCGACTGGTCGAGTCCGAGCTGCGGACGGGCGGCCAGTAG
- a CDS encoding CocE/NonD family hydrolase: MKYREHFDRQVTRQDVWIPTRDGRTHLHARIWRPTDAEAKPVPALLEYLPYRKTDWTAPRDAQRHPWYAGHGYASVRVDIRGHGDSEGTPGDEYDAQELADGVDVVNWLAAQPWCTGKVGMFGISWGGFNSLQIAALAPEPLKAIVTVCSTDDRYDNDVHYTGGAVLGIDMLAWAGTMLAFAARPPDPTSVGEDRWLPMWRERLEALDPFLHTWLAHQQRDDYWRHGSVCEDYTAIDAAVLAVGGWNDPYRDTVLRLVEHLPDDRVRGIVGPWSHQYPDRGLPPGPAIGFLQETLRWWDQHLKGEDTGVMREPKLRAWLNDPVPPATSYDVMPGRWVGDHNWPSPSVSWDERPLGGTAAAPVLVRSPQHTGLDAGRFFPFGNASDLPPDQREEDGRSVCFDSGPLDGRVEILGRPRVRLRLDSAAPRAHVVARVCDVAPDGSSTLVTRGVLNLLSRHGRDRAVEWTPGTYETVEFELNGIGYAFPPGHRIRVAVSDTYWPWVWPHGERGQLTVLPAESALLLPVRDPASDEDEDGDGRRESIRFEEPEQAPPLPVTYERSAEAAPERLVTCDVAKGEWTLEVDPNYGGSRVYPDGLRYEESARETYRIRADDPLSARAVSEWAIRLRRGDDWDAEIMTRTELRATATEFIMDSRMETRADGETVVKRAWHRTTPRTSA; the protein is encoded by the coding sequence GTGAAATACCGCGAGCACTTCGACCGGCAGGTCACACGTCAGGACGTCTGGATCCCCACCCGGGACGGGCGGACGCACCTGCACGCCCGAATCTGGCGCCCGACCGACGCCGAGGCAAAACCCGTGCCCGCCCTCCTCGAATACCTCCCGTACCGCAAGACCGACTGGACCGCCCCCCGAGACGCCCAACGCCACCCCTGGTACGCCGGCCACGGCTACGCCTCCGTACGCGTCGACATCCGCGGCCACGGCGACAGCGAGGGAACCCCCGGCGACGAGTACGACGCACAGGAACTCGCGGACGGTGTCGACGTCGTCAACTGGCTTGCCGCGCAGCCCTGGTGCACCGGCAAGGTCGGCATGTTCGGCATCTCCTGGGGCGGCTTCAACTCCCTCCAGATCGCCGCCCTCGCCCCCGAACCGCTGAAGGCGATCGTCACGGTCTGCTCGACGGACGACCGCTACGACAACGACGTGCACTACACGGGCGGCGCCGTCCTCGGCATCGACATGCTCGCCTGGGCGGGCACGATGCTGGCGTTCGCCGCCCGCCCGCCGGACCCCACGAGCGTCGGCGAGGACCGCTGGCTGCCGATGTGGCGCGAGCGTCTCGAAGCCCTCGACCCCTTCCTGCACACCTGGCTGGCACACCAGCAACGCGACGACTACTGGCGGCACGGCAGCGTCTGCGAGGACTACACGGCGATCGACGCGGCGGTCCTGGCCGTCGGCGGCTGGAACGACCCCTACCGCGACACCGTGCTGCGGCTCGTGGAACACCTGCCCGACGACCGAGTACGGGGGATCGTCGGGCCCTGGTCGCATCAGTACCCGGATCGCGGTCTGCCGCCCGGGCCCGCGATCGGGTTCCTCCAGGAGACCCTCCGCTGGTGGGACCAGCACCTCAAGGGCGAGGACACCGGCGTCATGCGCGAGCCCAAACTCCGCGCCTGGCTGAACGACCCGGTCCCGCCCGCCACTTCGTACGACGTGATGCCTGGACGTTGGGTGGGCGACCATAACTGGCCCTCCCCATCCGTCAGTTGGGACGAGCGGCCCCTCGGGGGGACCGCCGCCGCCCCCGTCCTCGTACGGTCTCCCCAGCACACCGGTCTCGACGCCGGGCGCTTCTTCCCCTTCGGCAACGCGAGTGATCTGCCGCCCGACCAGCGGGAGGAGGACGGCCGTTCGGTCTGTTTCGACTCGGGGCCGTTGGACGGGAGAGTGGAGATCCTGGGGCGTCCGCGCGTTCGGCTCCGGCTCGACAGTGCGGCACCGCGCGCCCACGTCGTCGCCCGCGTCTGCGACGTCGCGCCCGACGGCTCGTCCACCCTCGTCACCCGTGGCGTTCTCAACCTGCTGAGCAGGCACGGGCGCGACCGGGCCGTGGAGTGGACCCCGGGCACGTACGAAACCGTGGAGTTCGAGCTCAACGGCATCGGGTACGCCTTCCCGCCCGGCCACCGCATCCGGGTCGCCGTCTCGGACACGTACTGGCCCTGGGTGTGGCCGCACGGCGAGCGCGGCCAGTTGACCGTGCTGCCCGCCGAGAGCGCCCTGCTCCTTCCTGTTCGGGACCCCGCGTCGGACGAGGACGAGGACGGGGACGGACGTCGGGAGTCCATTCGTTTCGAAGAGCCCGAGCAGGCCCCGCCGCTGCCCGTTACCTACGAGCGGTCCGCCGAAGCGGCACCCGAGCGGCTGGTCACCTGTGACGTCGCGAAGGGCGAGTGGACGTTGGAGGTCGATCCCAACTACGGCGGATCGCGGGTCTACCCGGACGGGCTGCGCTACGAGGAGAGCGCCCGCGAGACGTACCGGATTCGAGCCGACGATCCGCTGTCGGCGCGGGCCGTCTCCGAGTGGGCGATCCGGCTGCGCCGCGGCGACGACTGGGACGCTGAGATCATGACGCGTACGGAGCTGCGGGCCACGGCCACGGAGTTCATCATGGACAGTCGCATGGAAACACGGGCGGACGGAGAAACAGTGGTCAAGCGCGCATGGCACCGCACCACCCCGAGGACGTCCGCGTGA
- a CDS encoding Lrp/AsnC family transcriptional regulator → MELDELDRGVVHVLQIHPRAPWTLVGEVLGVNPVTAARRWHRLEEAGLAWVTAYPRLSNTRIVVTGVVEVDTEPGLAEDVAMAFARDPAVANIKLTAGGRDLVAAVQARSLDELARASALLFQRTPGVRATRTHVSTGVPTEGSRWRLRSLDEAQSARVEAAATPSALPAHAAEGRWDDLDTRLLELLGTDGRMSLRDLSAATDTSLTTVRRRLQSLLAARLSLRCDLARPLSGWPLSAVYFASVPGQYVEETSQVLSGVREVRSCAITAGPHNLVIDVWLRDLRDVHAFEAHLSRRLPRLTISDRSVVLRTVKHMGRLLDRDGRSVGVVPLRHPQAPHPAVENVTTSTSPRN, encoded by the coding sequence ATGGAGCTCGACGAACTGGACCGGGGTGTCGTCCACGTCCTGCAGATCCACCCGAGGGCCCCGTGGACACTCGTCGGCGAGGTGCTGGGGGTCAACCCGGTCACGGCCGCGCGCCGCTGGCACCGGCTGGAGGAGGCGGGCCTGGCCTGGGTGACCGCCTATCCGCGGCTGTCCAACACGCGGATCGTGGTGACCGGCGTGGTGGAGGTGGACACCGAGCCGGGCCTCGCCGAGGACGTGGCGATGGCGTTCGCCCGGGACCCGGCGGTGGCGAACATCAAGCTCACGGCGGGCGGCCGGGATCTGGTGGCAGCCGTACAGGCCCGCAGCCTGGACGAACTGGCGCGCGCCTCCGCCCTCCTGTTCCAGCGGACACCGGGAGTACGGGCCACACGTACGCACGTGTCGACGGGCGTGCCGACCGAGGGCAGCCGCTGGCGGCTGCGCAGTCTGGACGAGGCCCAGAGCGCGCGCGTCGAGGCGGCGGCCACGCCGTCCGCTCTGCCCGCGCACGCGGCCGAGGGCCGATGGGACGACCTGGACACGCGTCTGCTGGAGCTGCTGGGCACGGACGGACGCATGTCGCTGCGCGACCTCTCGGCGGCGACGGACACGAGCCTCACTACAGTGCGCCGCAGACTGCAGTCACTGCTCGCCGCCCGGCTGAGCCTGCGCTGCGACCTCGCCCGCCCCCTGTCGGGCTGGCCCCTGTCCGCTGTCTACTTCGCCTCGGTCCCGGGCCAGTACGTGGAGGAGACCAGCCAGGTGCTGTCCGGAGTGCGCGAGGTCCGCTCCTGCGCCATCACGGCGGGACCGCACAACCTGGTGATCGACGTCTGGCTGCGCGACCTGCGGGACGTGCACGCCTTCGAGGCCCACCTCTCGCGGCGGTTGCCCCGCCTCACCATCAGCGACCGCTCGGTGGTGCTGCGCACGGTCAAACACATGGGGCGGCTCCTGGACCGGGACGGCCGCTCCGTGGGCGTCGTCCCGCTGCGACACCCCCAGGCCCCGCACCCCGCGGTCGAAAACGTGACAACGAGTACATCGCCACGAAACTGA